The following are from one region of the Cytobacillus firmus genome:
- a CDS encoding fluoride efflux transporter FluC gives MVYILVGAAGFLGAALRYSMGVFLFQESAVFPFATLTVNLLGSFLLAWLTTGLMVRLSLPAHIKTALGTGFVGSFTTFSTLSVETVTLFLTGQTALAVLYIAASLLGGLWMSRLGFQVRKGEEAG, from the coding sequence ATGGTTTATATACTGGTTGGTGCCGCAGGGTTTTTAGGTGCCGCATTACGTTACAGCATGGGCGTTTTTCTTTTTCAGGAAAGTGCCGTTTTTCCTTTTGCCACTTTGACGGTTAATCTCCTGGGAAGTTTCCTCCTGGCTTGGCTGACAACGGGGCTGATGGTTCGTCTTTCTTTGCCAGCCCATATAAAAACAGCACTGGGAACGGGCTTTGTTGGATCCTTTACGACTTTTTCGACATTGAGCGTTGAAACAGTAACACTTTTTCTCACTGGACAGACAGCTCTGGCCGTTTTGTATATTGCAGCCAGTCTTTTGGGCGGATTATGGATGAGTCGCTTAGGATTTCAGGTCAGGAAAGGAGAAGAAGCCGGATGA
- a CDS encoding 3-ketoacyl-ACP reductase produces MHTLKGKTALITGAGRGIGRAAAIALAKEGVHIGLLGRTIENLEKMADELSQYDVNVSAAAADVADLEAVTHAVEHIKSDLGSVDILINNAGIAKFGGFLELSPDEWESIIQVNLMGVYNVTRAVLPEMIEQKSGDIINIASTAGQKGAPVTSAYSASKFAVLGLTESLMLEVRKHNIRVSALTPSTVATDLAIETNLTDGNPEKVMQPEDLAEFMVAQLKLNPRVFVKTAGMWSTNP; encoded by the coding sequence ATGCATACATTAAAAGGCAAAACAGCTCTCATCACTGGAGCAGGCAGAGGAATCGGCCGTGCAGCAGCTATCGCGCTTGCAAAAGAAGGCGTCCATATTGGTTTGCTTGGCCGCACGATTGAAAATCTGGAAAAAATGGCGGATGAACTTAGCCAGTACGATGTGAATGTATCTGCTGCAGCAGCCGATGTTGCCGACCTTGAAGCTGTTACTCATGCAGTCGAGCATATTAAGTCAGATCTTGGCTCTGTGGATATCCTGATTAACAATGCCGGAATTGCTAAGTTCGGAGGATTCCTGGAGTTATCGCCTGACGAGTGGGAAAGCATCATCCAGGTCAACTTGATGGGTGTTTATAATGTTACAAGAGCCGTTCTTCCTGAAATGATTGAACAGAAGTCCGGAGACATTATCAACATTGCATCCACAGCAGGCCAAAAAGGTGCGCCTGTCACCAGTGCATACAGCGCATCCAAATTTGCCGTTTTAGGCTTAACAGAGTCCCTGATGCTTGAGGTCAGAAAACACAATATCCGGGTTAGCGCGTTAACTCCAAGCACGGTTGCCACTGACCTTGCGATTGAGACAAACCTGACAGACGGCAACCCTGAAAAAGTCATGCAGCCGGAAGATCTGGCAGAATTCATGGTAGCACAGCTGAAATTGAACCCTCGGGTGTTTGTGAAAACAGCCGGCATGTGGTCGACAAATCCATAA
- a CDS encoding alkaline phosphatase: MKFKKFTKKTLPILAASAVAFGGLIGSVQQTEAKGKTDNRKIKNVIFLIGDGMGVSYTSAYRYLKDDPGTKFVERTELDKYLVGQQMTYPEDPEQNVTDSASAATAMSAGIKTYNNAIAVDNDGSEVKTVLEAAKEQGKATGLVATSEITHATPASFGSHDESRQNMNAIADDYYDELINGKHRVDVLLGGGTDLLVRKDRNIAEEFKKDGYSYVTNRQELLADKNEQVLGLFAERGMPKMIDRTEDTPSLKDMTASAIERLNKDKDGFFLMVEGSQVDWAGHDNDIVSAMSEMEDFEKAFKAAVEFAKKDKHTLVVATADHSTGGYSIGSDGNYNWFSEPIKAAKRTPDFMAQEIANGAGVEETLKEYIDLDLKEGEIQSVKKAAETKKAADIDNAIEEIFNQRSHTGWTTGGHTGEDVPVYAFGPASDRFAGQIENTDQAKLIFEILKSKVKIEDK, encoded by the coding sequence ATGAAATTTAAGAAATTCACAAAAAAGACACTTCCAATCCTTGCTGCTTCTGCAGTTGCGTTTGGCGGACTAATCGGTTCAGTACAGCAAACAGAAGCTAAGGGCAAAACAGATAATAGAAAGATCAAAAATGTTATTTTCCTTATCGGCGACGGGATGGGCGTATCCTACACGTCTGCATACCGATATTTAAAAGACGATCCCGGCACAAAATTTGTTGAACGTACTGAGTTGGATAAATATTTGGTCGGCCAGCAAATGACTTATCCGGAAGATCCCGAACAAAATGTTACAGACTCTGCATCTGCAGCCACAGCCATGTCTGCAGGCATAAAAACATATAACAATGCCATTGCTGTTGATAATGACGGCTCTGAGGTAAAAACAGTTTTGGAAGCAGCGAAAGAGCAAGGAAAAGCGACTGGTCTTGTAGCTACATCAGAAATTACGCATGCCACTCCTGCCTCATTCGGATCGCATGACGAAAGCCGGCAGAATATGAATGCCATTGCCGATGATTATTATGATGAACTTATCAATGGCAAGCACAGAGTAGATGTTCTACTTGGCGGGGGAACTGATCTGCTTGTCCGCAAAGACAGAAACATCGCGGAGGAATTCAAGAAAGACGGATACAGCTATGTAACAAACCGCCAAGAATTATTGGCTGATAAAAATGAACAAGTTCTTGGTCTGTTTGCAGAACGCGGCATGCCTAAAATGATTGACCGCACAGAAGACACACCTTCACTGAAGGATATGACTGCTTCTGCAATCGAGCGTTTGAACAAAGATAAAGACGGCTTCTTCCTGATGGTAGAAGGAAGTCAGGTAGACTGGGCTGGCCACGATAATGACATTGTCAGCGCTATGAGTGAAATGGAAGACTTCGAGAAAGCATTCAAAGCTGCGGTCGAGTTTGCGAAGAAGGACAAGCACACTCTTGTGGTGGCAACTGCTGACCATTCAACTGGCGGCTATTCCATCGGTTCTGATGGCAACTACAACTGGTTCAGCGAGCCAATTAAAGCAGCGAAGCGCACACCAGATTTCATGGCGCAGGAAATTGCCAATGGAGCCGGTGTGGAAGAAACGCTAAAGGAGTATATTGATCTTGATTTAAAAGAAGGAGAAATTCAATCTGTTAAAAAAGCTGCTGAAACGAAAAAGGCAGCTGACATCGATAATGCCATTGAAGAAATTTTCAACCAGCGCTCCCATACGGGCTGGACAACAGGCGGCCATACAGGTGAAGATGTGCCTGTGTATGCATTTGGCCCAGCCAGCGACCGATTTGCAGGGCAAATTGAGAATACTGACCAGGCTAAACTGATCTTTGAGATATTAAAGTCTAAAGTAAAGATTGAAGATAAATAA
- a CDS encoding MarR family winged helix-turn-helix transcriptional regulator yields the protein MSVPDIKDLVDRYIAVSFSVEKKAASLVKDQIGSDLTNDQHFTLRYINQAGSCTSSELAEVFDVKKSAITAMITRMWEKGLIQRTRDENDRRVVYLTLTEKGNELYVKAEEKIHNLVESLINKFDQTEIQQFIETFEKLDKVLSQSNGQ from the coding sequence GTGAGTGTGCCAGACATTAAGGATTTGGTCGACCGGTATATTGCCGTTTCTTTTTCTGTTGAGAAAAAGGCTGCGTCCCTTGTGAAAGATCAGATTGGCAGCGATCTGACCAATGATCAGCATTTTACTCTGAGGTACATAAACCAGGCAGGTTCCTGTACTTCGTCAGAGCTTGCAGAAGTGTTTGATGTAAAAAAGAGTGCGATCACCGCCATGATAACACGCATGTGGGAAAAGGGCCTGATTCAGCGGACGCGTGATGAAAATGATCGCAGGGTCGTCTATCTGACCCTTACCGAAAAAGGGAATGAGTTGTACGTGAAAGCAGAAGAAAAGATTCATAACCTTGTAGAATCGCTGATAAATAAATTTGATCAAACCGAAATCCAGCAGTTCATCGAAACATTTGAGAAATTGGATAAAGTACTATCGCAGTCTAACGGGCAGTAA
- a CDS encoding MMPL family transporter, translating into MYSIIKRKWLVIAVWIAVATGLFMAAPNMADLVRDKGQITVPDEYSSTLAGDIMQEVQKQEGGGDETQIALVFHNDKKLTGEEIKEAEKAIRTLEDKSSEMGITEILTHFNEESLKEQLVSENGKSILASVNVSWNDREPAELSEELYSAIDDAKVDHYYTSEWLINEDLMNSSQEGLKKTEGITVVFILVVLLLVFRSVVAPIIPLLTVGFTYLASQSIVAFLVDRLDFPISNYTQIFLVAILFGIGTDYCILLLSRFKEELSYNESTADAIVATYRNAGRTVFFSGLAVMIGFAAIGFSQFILYQSAAAVAIGVAILLIALFTIVPFFMAVLGQKIFWPSKKSAEHGESKLWGTVGRFSLARPFLALLIVAAVCVPFLVTYDGDLSYNSLEEIGGDVNSIKAFNAIADSFGPGESMPTQIVLKNDEEMDSAEYVGLAEKISREVEKVDLVDTVRSVTRPTGEPIEDFFVAKQAETLEEGLGEGKDGLNKISDGLNEASSELSKSEPELQNAAKGINDLISGTNEIKSGLGEIQTNLAKIEDGIRQGSAGSDQIKEGLEKSKAGAEELLAGYQQLLVGYQSAEEAIPSLMAGYKEIQTNLNQLSDGIRQANEALFGYVETKDPELAQDPQYQAIKGQVAGLQQQLPKVSEGINAANRGLTQLQNGLAEANKNFGTAISGQKELAAGLQQLIKGIEAQQAGLNQLADGQGQIVNNFPKLTNGLAGINGGQEQLLAGFGDLGGQISQLTDGLGQSADGLEQVSEGLGSAQDYLAGLSNSDNMDGFYLPPEVLEDKEFAQVFDVYLSEDRKVMTMDVVLEANPYSNEAINQVDEIKEAVERATKGTKLENAVVAVGGITSTNADLSTMSDQDYSRTVVLMLLGISIILVFLFRSIIMPIYLIGSLILTYYTSMAINEAIFVNLLGYTGISWAVPFFAFVILVALGVDYSIFLMDRFNEYRDLSIADAMLLSMKKMGTVIISAAVILGGTFAAMMPSGMLSLLQIASIILIGLMLYALIVLPLFIPVMVKNFGQANWWPFKRSAN; encoded by the coding sequence GTGTATTCAATTATTAAAAGAAAATGGCTTGTCATTGCCGTCTGGATCGCAGTGGCTACCGGCTTGTTTATGGCAGCTCCGAACATGGCAGATCTGGTCCGTGATAAAGGGCAGATTACTGTTCCTGACGAGTATTCATCCACACTTGCCGGGGATATCATGCAAGAAGTGCAGAAACAGGAAGGCGGCGGGGATGAGACCCAGATTGCACTTGTTTTTCATAATGATAAAAAGCTCACAGGAGAAGAAATCAAAGAAGCGGAGAAAGCTATCCGGACGCTTGAAGACAAAAGCTCAGAAATGGGAATCACTGAAATTCTTACCCATTTTAATGAAGAAAGCTTAAAAGAACAGCTTGTTTCAGAGAATGGCAAGTCGATTCTTGCTTCTGTAAATGTAAGCTGGAACGATCGTGAGCCAGCAGAGCTGAGTGAAGAGCTTTATTCAGCTATTGATGATGCTAAGGTAGATCACTATTATACGAGTGAATGGCTGATCAATGAAGATCTCATGAACAGTTCTCAGGAAGGACTGAAAAAGACGGAAGGGATCACAGTCGTCTTTATTCTGGTTGTTCTGCTGCTGGTATTCCGATCAGTGGTTGCGCCGATTATCCCGCTCCTGACAGTGGGATTCACTTATCTTGCTTCACAATCCATTGTGGCATTTTTAGTAGATAGACTGGATTTTCCGATTTCAAACTATACCCAAATTTTCCTTGTAGCGATTCTGTTTGGGATTGGAACAGACTATTGTATCCTGCTGCTTAGCCGTTTTAAAGAAGAGCTTTCCTATAACGAGAGCACAGCAGACGCCATTGTGGCAACATACCGAAATGCGGGGCGTACAGTATTTTTCAGCGGCCTGGCTGTTATGATTGGCTTTGCTGCAATTGGCTTCTCGCAGTTTATTCTTTACCAGTCAGCAGCAGCTGTGGCCATTGGTGTAGCGATTCTCTTAATTGCTTTATTTACCATTGTGCCATTCTTTATGGCGGTGCTGGGACAGAAAATTTTCTGGCCTTCGAAAAAGAGTGCCGAGCATGGTGAAAGCAAGCTATGGGGTACGGTCGGCCGATTCTCGCTGGCGCGTCCATTCCTGGCATTGCTTATCGTGGCAGCTGTTTGTGTGCCATTCCTGGTAACATATGACGGAGACCTTTCCTACAACTCCCTTGAGGAAATCGGCGGGGATGTTAATTCCATTAAGGCATTTAATGCCATAGCTGACAGCTTTGGGCCGGGAGAATCCATGCCAACGCAGATCGTCTTGAAAAACGATGAGGAAATGGATTCAGCAGAATATGTAGGCCTGGCTGAGAAAATTAGCCGGGAAGTTGAAAAAGTAGATTTGGTGGATACAGTCCGTTCTGTTACAAGACCAACTGGAGAGCCAATAGAAGACTTCTTTGTTGCCAAACAAGCTGAAACGCTTGAAGAAGGGCTGGGGGAAGGAAAAGATGGACTGAACAAAATTTCTGATGGTTTGAATGAAGCAAGCAGCGAACTGTCCAAATCAGAACCTGAACTGCAGAATGCCGCAAAAGGAATCAATGATTTGATTTCGGGCACCAATGAAATCAAGTCAGGCCTTGGTGAAATTCAGACGAACCTGGCAAAAATCGAAGATGGTATTCGCCAGGGATCGGCAGGTTCAGATCAAATTAAAGAGGGATTAGAAAAATCCAAGGCCGGTGCCGAAGAGCTTCTCGCTGGATATCAGCAGCTGCTAGTTGGGTATCAGTCAGCAGAAGAGGCCATTCCTTCCTTAATGGCGGGCTATAAAGAAATCCAGACGAACTTAAATCAGTTGTCGGATGGCATCAGACAGGCAAATGAAGCACTGTTTGGCTATGTTGAAACCAAGGACCCTGAGCTGGCCCAAGACCCTCAATACCAAGCAATTAAAGGTCAAGTAGCTGGCCTTCAGCAGCAGCTTCCAAAAGTTTCAGAAGGTATCAATGCTGCTAATAGGGGGTTAACACAGCTGCAAAACGGCTTGGCGGAAGCAAATAAAAACTTCGGGACCGCCATATCCGGCCAAAAGGAATTAGCTGCCGGGCTCCAGCAGCTGATCAAAGGAATCGAAGCCCAGCAGGCAGGGCTCAATCAGCTTGCGGACGGCCAGGGACAAATCGTTAATAATTTTCCAAAGCTGACAAATGGTTTAGCCGGAATCAATGGAGGGCAGGAACAGCTTCTTGCCGGATTTGGCGATCTTGGCGGACAAATCAGCCAGCTGACAGATGGCCTTGGCCAGAGTGCAGATGGGCTTGAGCAGGTATCTGAAGGACTCGGTTCTGCACAGGATTACCTGGCAGGTCTTTCAAACTCGGATAATATGGATGGTTTCTATCTGCCGCCTGAGGTTCTGGAGGATAAAGAGTTTGCCCAGGTGTTTGATGTCTATTTGTCTGAGGACCGAAAAGTTATGACAATGGATGTTGTGCTTGAAGCAAATCCTTATTCTAACGAAGCCATTAACCAGGTGGATGAAATCAAGGAAGCTGTGGAAAGAGCGACAAAAGGGACTAAGCTTGAAAATGCAGTTGTCGCGGTAGGCGGGATTACAAGTACCAATGCTGATTTAAGCACAATGTCAGATCAGGATTACTCCCGTACAGTCGTATTGATGCTGCTGGGCATTTCCATCATCCTTGTGTTCCTCTTCAGATCAATCATCATGCCAATCTATTTAATTGGATCATTGATTCTGACCTACTATACAAGTATGGCAATAAATGAAGCGATTTTTGTGAATCTGCTAGGATACACAGGCATCAGCTGGGCGGTTCCATTCTTTGCATTCGTTATTCTCGTGGCGCTTGGCGTTGACTACAGCATTTTCTTGATGGACCGTTTTAATGAATATCGTGACCTTTCAATCGCAGATGCAATGCTGTTATCCATGAAAAAGATGGGCACTGTCATTATTTCAGCTGCGGTAATCCTGGGCGGAACATTCGCGGCAATGATGCCATCCGGAATGCTGTCGCTATTGCAGATCGCGTCCATCATTCTGATCGGATTAATGCTCTACGCACTGATTGTGCTGCCGCTATTTATACCGGTCATGGTCAAGAACTTCGGCCAGGCAAACTGGTGGCCGTTTAAAAGAAGTGCAAATTAA
- the crcB gene encoding fluoride efflux transporter CrcB, with protein MSALYVLMVGIGGFFGAISRLWVSQLISKRFVSKFPAATLVINLFGSLLLGIMVGSGIEGSTFMLLGTGFMGAFTTFSTLKLEAMQLHMDKRKKDFILYNILSYGGGTALAFIGIELGAFIR; from the coding sequence ATGAGTGCGTTATATGTATTAATGGTGGGAATAGGCGGTTTCTTTGGAGCAATCTCCCGGCTATGGGTCAGTCAGCTCATTAGTAAAAGATTTGTATCGAAGTTCCCGGCTGCCACGCTTGTTATTAACTTATTTGGTTCCCTTCTTCTTGGAATCATGGTGGGCTCAGGGATAGAAGGAAGTACTTTTATGCTGCTTGGCACAGGATTCATGGGGGCATTCACCACTTTTTCTACATTGAAGCTGGAAGCGATGCAGCTGCACATGGATAAAAGGAAAAAGGATTTTATTCTATATAATATTTTGAGCTATGGGGGAGGAACAGCCCTGGCATTTATTGGAATTGAATTGGGAGCCTTTATTAGGTGA
- a CDS encoding TetR/AcrR family transcriptional regulator, which produces MSNILQMELLFMGNRGRKRGVSGEQSRALLLEIAAEEFALKGYFLTKISEIVQRAGLTQPSFYLYFESKDAIFQELVDLFRNRLSELTSNSRVETGLDLPALPERITSGLSAIFKFFMENQNLTRIGFFMAPDAVEFKEILAGQIEANLLSEQQAGYFRKDIDMGTVAESLTGVIERLTLTKLFNGLKTPEGLATEIVHLFLYGMINKSSTQ; this is translated from the coding sequence ATGAGTAATATATTGCAGATGGAGCTGTTATTTATGGGGAACAGAGGACGGAAAAGAGGGGTCAGCGGGGAGCAGAGCCGTGCACTGCTTCTTGAAATTGCCGCAGAGGAATTTGCGCTAAAGGGTTACTTTCTTACAAAAATTAGCGAGATTGTGCAAAGAGCAGGTCTCACACAGCCATCGTTTTACCTGTACTTTGAAAGCAAAGACGCCATTTTCCAAGAACTGGTCGATTTGTTTCGTAACCGGCTTTCCGAACTTACGTCCAATAGCCGTGTGGAAACAGGCCTTGATTTACCTGCACTTCCTGAACGAATAACCTCAGGCCTATCTGCTATTTTTAAATTTTTTATGGAAAACCAAAATTTAACCCGCATCGGTTTTTTCATGGCCCCGGATGCCGTGGAATTTAAGGAGATACTAGCTGGTCAAATTGAAGCCAATCTCTTATCAGAACAGCAGGCAGGGTACTTCAGGAAAGATATTGATATGGGAACTGTCGCTGAGAGTCTGACGGGGGTTATTGAACGCCTGACATTAACAAAATTATTCAATGGGTTAAAAACTCCAGAAGGTTTAGCAACAGAGATTGTCCATTTATTCCTATATGGAATGATTAATAAAAGCAGCACTCAATGA
- the smpB gene encoding SsrA-binding protein SmpB — protein sequence MPKGTGKMVAQNKKAYHDYAIEETYEAGIVLQGTEIKSIRAGKVNLKDSYARIQNNELFLFGMHVSPYEQGNRYNHDPLRTRKLLLHRKEISKLIGESKEVGYSIVPLKMYLKNGYAKVLIGLARGKKKYDKREDLKKKEAKREVERAFRERQKM from the coding sequence ATGCCAAAAGGAACTGGCAAAATGGTTGCGCAAAATAAAAAGGCCTATCATGACTATGCTATAGAAGAAACATATGAAGCGGGAATTGTTCTGCAGGGAACAGAAATTAAATCGATCCGGGCGGGCAAGGTGAACCTGAAGGACTCATATGCTAGAATTCAAAACAATGAGCTCTTTCTTTTCGGCATGCATGTCAGTCCTTATGAGCAGGGAAACCGCTACAATCACGATCCGCTAAGGACCAGAAAGCTTCTCCTGCACAGAAAAGAAATCAGCAAGCTGATCGGTGAGTCGAAGGAAGTCGGCTACTCGATCGTTCCATTAAAAATGTACCTCAAGAATGGTTATGCAAAAGTTTTAATTGGCCTGGCAAGGGGTAAAAAGAAATATGATAAGCGTGAGGATCTCAAGAAGAAAGAAGCCAAGCGTGAAGTTGAGCGTGCTTTCCGTGAAAGGCAGAAAATGTAA
- a CDS encoding flavodoxin family protein: MKVLALLGSTRENGNSEYLANKIVEGTDHTLVKLADLHIEPIVDQRHADGGFTTVNDDYEQLVRNMLSHDVFVFATPLYWYGMSGPMKDFFDRWSQYLRDERFNLKEELAKKKAYVVITGGSSAKVKGLPLVQQFQYIFDFVGMEFADYIIGSGVKPGEVKEDSLALAKAEQWNKRFSK, translated from the coding sequence ATGAAAGTATTGGCTTTGCTGGGCAGTACAAGAGAAAACGGGAACTCGGAGTATTTGGCAAATAAGATTGTGGAAGGGACTGATCACACCCTTGTAAAATTAGCAGATTTGCATATCGAACCGATTGTGGATCAAAGGCATGCGGATGGCGGCTTTACAACGGTTAATGACGACTATGAACAATTAGTGAGGAACATGCTGTCACATGATGTTTTCGTATTCGCTACCCCTTTATACTGGTATGGCATGAGCGGTCCAATGAAGGATTTCTTTGATCGCTGGTCCCAGTATCTAAGGGATGAGCGCTTTAATCTGAAAGAAGAGCTGGCTAAGAAGAAGGCATACGTAGTTATTACCGGCGGCAGCAGTGCGAAAGTCAAAGGACTTCCACTTGTTCAGCAATTTCAATACATTTTTGATTTTGTCGGGATGGAATTCGCGGACTATATCATCGGGAGCGGGGTAAAGCCGGGAGAAGTGAAAGAAGATTCTTTAGCATTAGCGAAGGCCGAACAATGGAATAAAAGATTTTCAAAATAA
- a CDS encoding anti-repressor SinI family protein, producing the protein MEKGMETCEGKIDKEWVELILTAKQLGLTIEDIQDFIKQSKNGTKVGNLPDLK; encoded by the coding sequence GTGGAAAAGGGAATGGAAACCTGTGAGGGTAAGATTGATAAAGAATGGGTAGAGCTAATACTGACAGCCAAACAGCTGGGGTTAACAATTGAGGATATACAGGACTTTATTAAACAGTCCAAGAATGGGACTAAGGTAGGGAATCTCCCGGATCTTAAGTAG
- a CDS encoding DUF4352 domain-containing protein has translation MIKIITVITLLSTVLFGCSSAPEQPADAKAEVPAENEAVENYDPNPQVPDDRQLREEGKTHIDEKGEITLKKAKTVDGNYKIGPIEMKVTDAKVMHLKPDYSLVDYFHTLTHDEEFDFVKCFVQIKNTSDQKVNFAPAAILETSEGEQITWEKDMYLDGLNKEIGPNESKAGNVGFIIEKSDLKSIEITTSDVFSGDKNKIEDAEKIKIEF, from the coding sequence ATGATAAAAATAATCACAGTGATTACGCTCTTATCCACTGTCCTGTTCGGCTGCTCAAGTGCCCCGGAACAGCCTGCAGATGCTAAGGCAGAAGTTCCGGCGGAAAACGAAGCGGTGGAAAATTATGACCCAAACCCTCAGGTTCCGGATGACCGGCAGCTGCGGGAAGAAGGGAAGACTCACATAGATGAAAAAGGTGAAATCACTTTAAAAAAAGCAAAAACTGTGGACGGAAATTATAAGATTGGCCCAATCGAAATGAAAGTAACTGATGCAAAAGTGATGCATCTGAAGCCTGACTACAGTCTGGTTGACTATTTTCACACCTTGACCCATGACGAGGAATTTGACTTTGTTAAGTGTTTTGTGCAAATTAAGAACACCTCTGATCAAAAAGTGAATTTTGCCCCGGCAGCCATCCTAGAAACAAGCGAAGGTGAGCAAATAACCTGGGAAAAAGATATGTATCTTGATGGGCTTAACAAAGAAATTGGGCCTAACGAATCCAAAGCCGGCAATGTTGGCTTTATCATTGAGAAATCAGATCTGAAAAGTATTGAAATAACTACCAGCGACGTGTTTAGTGGTGATAAGAACAAGATTGAAGATGCAGAGAAGATTAAAATCGAATTTTAA
- a CDS encoding LAGLIDADG family homing endonuclease: protein MESFEAAYIAGIIDGEGTITLTRMHAREHRRPCITIASTDKELLVYIQTLTGGTIINKKNYKPGIHKNSFSLNIKQKEKVMSVLKQVSPYLRVDKKRNRALWILENYVRVTPRNGKYDMEKLRQKILFEEDFFKI, encoded by the coding sequence ATGGAAAGTTTTGAAGCAGCTTATATTGCAGGAATTATAGACGGTGAAGGAACAATCACTCTAACCAGGATGCATGCGAGAGAGCATCGTCGGCCCTGTATAACAATAGCATCTACTGATAAGGAGCTGTTAGTTTATATACAAACATTAACAGGCGGGACCATAATTAATAAAAAAAATTACAAGCCGGGTATTCACAAAAATTCTTTCTCTCTGAATATTAAACAAAAGGAAAAAGTTATGTCCGTACTAAAACAAGTATCACCTTACTTAAGAGTGGATAAAAAGAGAAACCGGGCTTTGTGGATACTCGAAAATTATGTAAGAGTAACTCCGAGAAATGGCAAATATGATATGGAGAAGTTAAGACAGAAGATTTTATTCGAAGAAGACTTTTTTAAGATATAA
- a CDS encoding mechanosensitive ion channel family protein codes for MFWESYLTNDKLVDIGISIGILLLFLIFRKLFTKYVFTLLLKLSRKAPNDFFSHIFISFQKPIQWLFIIIGIYFSVGYFPYLNQHNSLFLDIISSSFIILLTWGLYNMAAASSALFTSLKVRYGLEIDDILIPFISKALRVVIVAISFSIVAQEFGYDVNGFVAGLGLGGVAIAFAAKDVLGNLFGGFVIITEKPFTIGDWIMTPSVEGTVEDISFRSTKVRTFAQALVTVPNATLANESITNWSKMGKRQISFRLRVTHDTTKDQMANVVGQIEYLLKHHSDIHPDTIFVTFDDYKENGLDIFLYFFTKTTNWGEFLKIKEEINFEIMDILENERVYVAMPSRKLYLDPDGENQLKKDSRVRQESSR; via the coding sequence ATGTTTTGGGAATCTTATTTAACAAATGATAAATTAGTGGATATAGGAATTTCTATTGGGATCCTGTTGCTTTTTCTCATTTTCCGCAAGCTTTTTACTAAATATGTATTTACCCTTTTATTAAAGCTGAGCAGAAAAGCGCCAAATGACTTTTTCTCTCATATATTTATTTCATTCCAGAAGCCGATTCAGTGGTTATTTATCATTATAGGAATCTACTTTTCAGTTGGCTATTTTCCATATCTAAATCAGCATAATTCTTTATTTCTGGATATAATAAGTTCTTCATTCATAATCTTACTCACGTGGGGATTGTACAATATGGCAGCTGCGTCATCTGCCCTTTTTACCAGCCTGAAGGTTAGGTACGGCCTGGAAATTGATGATATTCTCATTCCGTTTATTTCAAAGGCCTTAAGAGTCGTTATTGTGGCCATCAGTTTTAGCATCGTTGCCCAGGAGTTTGGTTATGATGTGAATGGCTTTGTAGCGGGCCTTGGATTAGGCGGAGTTGCCATTGCGTTTGCAGCAAAGGATGTCCTTGGCAATTTGTTTGGCGGATTCGTCATTATTACAGAAAAGCCATTCACAATTGGTGATTGGATTATGACGCCGAGTGTGGAGGGAACAGTTGAAGACATTTCTTTCCGAAGCACGAAAGTTAGAACATTCGCTCAGGCACTTGTCACAGTGCCAAATGCTACGTTAGCAAATGAGTCGATTACAAACTGGAGCAAGATGGGAAAAAGGCAAATCAGCTTCAGATTGCGTGTTACTCATGATACGACAAAAGATCAAATGGCGAATGTGGTAGGGCAAATTGAATACCTTTTGAAACACCATTCAGACATTCATCCGGATACCATCTTTGTCACTTTTGACGATTATAAAGAAAATGGGCTTGATATCTTCCTTTATTTCTTTACAAAAACAACAAATTGGGGCGAGTTCCTGAAAATAAAGGAAGAAATCAACTTTGAGATTATGGACATTCTTGAAAATGAGCGTGTTTATGTGGCTATGCCTAGCAGGAAGCTATACTTGGATCCTGATGGCGAAAATCAGCTAAAAAAAGATTCCAGGGTGAGACAGGAATCATCCAGATAA